A single Corallococcus silvisoli DNA region contains:
- a CDS encoding Maf family protein — protein sequence MDPTAHFVLASASPRRKDLLAQLGLRFTVAAADIDETPFAGEIARNYVHRLAVEKARTVATRHPDAWVLAADTTVALGSELLGKPQDAAEARRMLALLSGQAHEVFTGIAVAGRAQASQVVRTQVTFRALSPEEIAWYADTGEPLDKAGAYAIQGKGGFLVAGIDGSPSNVVGLPLAETLALLAQVGMPLPWSGGTR from the coding sequence ATGGATCCAACCGCTCACTTCGTTCTCGCCTCCGCCTCGCCCCGGCGCAAGGATTTATTGGCCCAACTGGGCCTGCGTTTCACCGTGGCGGCCGCGGATATCGATGAAACGCCGTTCGCCGGAGAAATTGCGCGGAACTACGTCCACCGACTGGCCGTGGAGAAGGCCCGCACGGTGGCCACCCGACACCCGGACGCCTGGGTGCTGGCCGCGGACACCACGGTGGCCCTGGGGTCGGAGCTGCTGGGCAAGCCCCAGGACGCGGCCGAGGCGCGAAGGATGCTCGCCCTGCTGTCCGGACAGGCGCACGAGGTCTTCACCGGCATCGCGGTCGCAGGCCGGGCCCAGGCCTCCCAGGTCGTGCGCACGCAGGTGACGTTCCGCGCGCTCTCCCCGGAGGAGATCGCCTGGTACGCGGACACCGGCGAGCCCCTGGACAAGGCGGGCGCCTACGCCATCCAGGGCAAGGGCGGCTTCCTGGTGGCGGGCATCGACGGCAGTCCCTCGAACGTGGTGGGCCTGCCGCTGGCCGAGACGCTGGCCCTGCTCGCCCAGGTGGGGATGCCGCTGCCCTGGAGCGGGGGCACGCGGTGA
- a CDS encoding DUF3108 domain-containing protein codes for MRSLSRWGFTAAMVGLMGSALAHAQEPSGAAFAPGEQAQYRVRYLGLTAGTATVTVGAPMMQWGQSVWPIVSLAKSDDMVGVYPIKSRFVTYWDAGAQRVTGSDLHSEENRKRRRQRIQLTADGRSAKVIKQKESDAPRESDHALPEGTLDVAGATFMLRGQELVVGRSYAYPVFTGSKQFTMRATVEGRETLTTPAGARDTFRVRVHTEFEGSLASNRDMVAYLSADKHHVPVRIEADLALGTVVAELTDYKPGRVVTVARADNTDD; via the coding sequence ATGCGCAGTCTGTCCAGGTGGGGGTTCACGGCGGCGATGGTGGGACTCATGGGGTCCGCCCTGGCGCATGCCCAGGAGCCCTCCGGCGCGGCCTTCGCCCCGGGTGAGCAGGCCCAGTACCGGGTGCGCTACCTGGGGCTGACGGCGGGCACCGCGACGGTGACCGTGGGCGCGCCCATGATGCAGTGGGGTCAGAGCGTGTGGCCCATCGTGTCGCTGGCGAAGTCCGACGACATGGTCGGCGTCTACCCCATCAAGAGCCGCTTCGTGACGTACTGGGACGCGGGCGCCCAGCGGGTGACGGGCAGCGACCTGCATTCGGAGGAGAACCGCAAGCGCCGCCGCCAGCGCATCCAGCTCACGGCGGACGGCCGGAGCGCCAAGGTCATCAAGCAGAAGGAGAGCGACGCGCCGCGCGAGTCGGACCACGCGCTCCCCGAGGGCACGCTCGATGTCGCGGGCGCGACGTTCATGCTGCGCGGACAGGAGCTGGTGGTGGGCCGCAGCTATGCGTACCCGGTGTTCACCGGCAGCAAGCAGTTCACCATGCGCGCCACCGTGGAGGGCCGGGAGACGCTGACCACTCCTGCGGGCGCGCGCGACACGTTCCGCGTGCGCGTTCACACTGAATTCGAGGGCAGCCTGGCCTCCAACCGCGACATGGTCGCGTACCTCAGCGCGGACAAGCACCACGTCCCGGTTCGCATCGAAGCGGACCTCGCGCTGGGCACGGTGGTGGCGGAGCTGACGGACTACAAGCCGGGCCGCGTGGTGACGGTGGCCCGGGCGGACAACACGGACGACTGA
- a CDS encoding YggS family pyridoxal phosphate-dependent enzyme, with protein sequence MNPSVADQLARVRERVAKACASAGRPESSVTLVAVSKLKPAALIREAYAAGQRDFGENYAQELRDKAVELADLDGLRWHAIGALQTNKVKYVARVAHAFHALERLDVATELSKRRAGMAPLPCYVELNLGGEDTKHGLAPEALPGFLAQVRALPNLQLVGLMALPPPTDDVARMREGFARLRELARTHALSALSMGTTHDFEQAILEGATVVRVGTAIFGDRA encoded by the coding sequence GTGAACCCCTCCGTGGCGGACCAGCTGGCGCGGGTGCGTGAGCGCGTGGCGAAGGCCTGCGCGAGCGCGGGGCGGCCGGAGTCGTCGGTGACGCTGGTGGCGGTGTCCAAGCTCAAGCCCGCGGCGCTCATCCGCGAGGCGTACGCCGCGGGGCAGCGCGACTTCGGGGAGAACTACGCCCAGGAGCTGCGCGACAAGGCCGTGGAGCTGGCGGACCTGGACGGCCTGCGCTGGCACGCCATTGGCGCGCTGCAGACGAACAAGGTGAAGTACGTGGCCCGCGTCGCGCACGCCTTCCACGCGCTGGAGCGGCTGGACGTCGCCACCGAGCTGTCGAAGCGGCGCGCGGGGATGGCCCCCCTGCCCTGCTACGTGGAGCTGAACCTGGGCGGCGAGGACACCAAGCACGGCCTCGCGCCGGAGGCGCTGCCCGGATTCCTCGCCCAGGTGCGCGCGCTGCCGAACCTCCAGCTGGTGGGCCTGATGGCGCTGCCACCGCCGACGGATGACGTGGCGAGGATGCGCGAGGGCTTCGCCCGCCTGCGTGAGCTTGCCCGGACGCACGCGCTGAGCGCGCTCTCCATGGGCACCACGCACGACTTCGAGCAGGCCATCCTGGAGGGTGCCACCGTCGTGCGCGTGGGGACCGCCATCTTCGGCGATCGCGCGTGA
- a CDS encoding GGDEF domain-containing protein — translation MNPADLLSAMKRTVEQLAAYNEMAKALTSTLELREVLALVMQKVSALLKPRNWSLILQDERSGKLYFEIAVGEGAEALKALQLNPGEGIAGAVFASGTARLVHDVGGDPSFAPRFDEASAFHTRSLLAVPLVARERVLGVIELVNGPTEPTFTPEDLTTLTAIADYAAIAIENARNFRRVQELTITDEHTGCFNARHLRAQLEQEVKRSARFRHPLSLVFLDLDHFKSINDRHGHLVGSATLKEVGDLLISLGRHNLDAVFRYGGDEFAVMLIETDTEGAQVIAQRICEAFRGQRFLREQGLDVALTASVGVASFPGHATTSVDLIRAADFAMYAAKGRGRDRIAVAEAPTGEGTPREVPYARSEG, via the coding sequence ATGAACCCCGCGGACCTCCTGTCGGCCATGAAGCGGACAGTGGAGCAGCTGGCCGCCTACAACGAGATGGCCAAGGCGCTGACCTCCACGCTGGAGCTGCGCGAAGTGCTCGCGCTCGTGATGCAGAAGGTCAGCGCGCTGCTCAAGCCGCGCAACTGGTCGCTCATCCTGCAGGATGAGCGCAGCGGAAAGCTCTACTTCGAGATCGCCGTGGGCGAGGGCGCCGAGGCGCTCAAGGCCCTCCAGCTCAACCCGGGGGAGGGCATCGCCGGGGCGGTGTTCGCCTCCGGCACCGCGCGGCTCGTCCACGACGTGGGCGGCGACCCCAGCTTCGCGCCCCGCTTCGACGAGGCCTCCGCCTTCCACACCCGCTCACTGCTCGCCGTCCCCCTGGTGGCGCGCGAGCGCGTCCTGGGGGTGATCGAGCTGGTCAACGGCCCCACCGAGCCCACCTTCACGCCCGAGGACCTCACCACCCTCACGGCCATCGCGGACTACGCGGCCATCGCCATCGAGAACGCGCGCAACTTCCGCCGCGTGCAGGAGCTCACCATCACCGACGAGCACACCGGCTGCTTCAACGCGCGGCACCTGCGCGCGCAGCTGGAGCAGGAGGTGAAGCGCTCGGCGCGCTTCCGGCACCCGCTGTCGCTCGTGTTCCTGGACCTGGACCACTTCAAGTCCATCAACGACCGGCACGGGCACCTGGTGGGCAGCGCGACGCTCAAGGAGGTGGGCGACCTGCTCATCAGCCTGGGGCGCCACAACCTGGACGCCGTCTTCCGCTACGGCGGCGACGAGTTCGCGGTGATGCTGATTGAAACGGACACCGAGGGTGCCCAGGTCATCGCCCAGCGCATCTGCGAGGCGTTCCGCGGCCAGCGCTTCCTGCGCGAGCAGGGGCTGGACGTGGCGCTCACCGCGAGCGTCGGGGTGGCGTCCTTCCCGGGGCACGCCACGACGTCCGTGGACCTCATCCGCGCGGCGGACTTCGCCATGTACGCGGCCAAGGGCCGGGGGCGCGACCGGATCGCCGTGGCCGAAGCCCCCACGGGGGAGGGGACCCCGCGAGAGGTCCCCTACGCCCGCTCCGAAGGCTGA